In one Cloacibacillus porcorum genomic region, the following are encoded:
- a CDS encoding PucR family transcriptional regulator produces MIWTTDKMVSLLEKTEISDVLHEAFEISGNSFSYKDNITLKTVAYSESQEFLSTVRSCPLHETAKRYKVRQITENSVVRGYLIVDKTTGLSEDGRNLTETVLLAIKLLLRQTITKKTHEARITSNLFSELISGKITNQESLSSRLRLLSIKFPWNMVVLSADIQYATKNEEIYIEELLTNKVNNFYPDSYIYHDGNLFSCILALKRIPSPKTLEKDILMIADQVNAEISRKETLRNNATYWGCGKVYSSLLLLKKSYYEASQSVLYAKIYSNKKSNIIFWTDTGAFRLIGRCAASQDAIDFHNEILSHFLEHEYLIETLGGLDANNWNLANTAATLTCHYNTIKYRYKKIRDILAENGYDIENHETRFDIAIALRLYKIYIERGFPNEKK; encoded by the coding sequence ATGATATGGACGACTGACAAGATGGTAAGTCTGTTGGAAAAGACCGAAATAAGCGATGTTTTACATGAAGCATTTGAAATTTCCGGCAATAGTTTTTCATACAAAGACAACATCACATTAAAGACTGTCGCCTATTCGGAATCTCAGGAATTTTTAAGTACCGTCAGGTCCTGCCCTTTACACGAAACAGCAAAAAGATACAAGGTCCGACAAATAACGGAGAATAGTGTAGTACGCGGATATCTCATTGTTGATAAGACAACTGGTTTATCAGAAGACGGCAGAAATTTGACAGAGACGGTACTGCTGGCAATTAAGCTATTGCTAAGACAAACAATAACAAAAAAAACACACGAGGCACGAATCACAAGTAATCTTTTTTCGGAACTAATATCTGGTAAAATCACAAACCAAGAATCTTTATCAAGCCGTCTGAGATTACTTTCAATAAAATTCCCATGGAACATGGTAGTATTATCCGCCGACATCCAATATGCCACGAAAAACGAGGAAATCTATATAGAGGAACTTCTGACAAATAAAGTCAATAATTTCTACCCAGATTCATATATCTATCATGATGGGAATCTTTTTTCCTGCATACTTGCGCTGAAAAGAATACCTTCGCCTAAAACATTAGAAAAAGATATCCTGATGATCGCCGATCAAGTAAACGCAGAAATTTCAAGAAAAGAAACACTTCGGAACAATGCAACATATTGGGGATGCGGTAAAGTATATTCTTCATTGCTTTTACTAAAGAAAAGTTATTATGAAGCATCACAATCCGTTCTTTATGCGAAAATCTATTCTAATAAAAAAAGTAATATCATATTTTGGACCGACACCGGCGCTTTCAGGTTAATTGGAAGATGCGCCGCATCACAAGATGCTATTGATTTTCATAATGAAATTTTATCCCATTTTTTGGAACATGAATATCTCATAGAGACACTGGGCGGGTTAGATGCTAATAATTGGAACTTAGCAAACACAGCTGCCACTCTTACATGCCATTACAATACTATAAAATATCGTTATAAAAAAATCCGTGACATCCTAGCGGAGAACGGATACGATATTGAAAATCATGAAACTCGTTTTGACATTGCCATAGCACTAAGACTTTATAAAATTTACATAGAAAGAGGGTTTCCCAATGAGAAAAAATAA